The Penaeus vannamei isolate JL-2024 chromosome 2, ASM4276789v1, whole genome shotgun sequence region GCGGCACGGGACAAAGCCTCCCTGCACGTAAAGCCCACAGTGACGTTTAATTAACATGCGTTCGGCGACCTTACACGGCCAGGAGTATAGTCGTCCCTTGGTCCCGATCGGCGGAGATGACAACCCCAGCCGCGATGACGCCTTTGTCTCTATCGCTTCCCGTCCGCGGCGGAAAAGTTTGACGGCTGTCGGGGAAAGATCACAGGcgcggggaaagggggaggggagggggggcgagaggctggggatatgggagggggcggtagggggaaaagggggggaggggggacgaggggcTGGGGATATGGCAGGGGgcggtagggggaaaggggggggggagagaaggaggagtagaagctGGTgatagaggtaggggagggaggagggagagggagggtgggagggagagcaggggaaggtgaagggagggtggggggagagggcacGAAGCGCTGATGATGGAGGGAAGGTAAAGAAGCGAAGCCAGATTTCCTTCATACAAGACAGCATTTGTGAAGCTGACTGATAGGCCGGATGAGGGCGCGAGGACGAGACGGCGGTGGAGCAGTGACGGATCCGCTACACGAGGGACGAGAAAAGTGTCACTCGTTATCGTGGGATCTGGTCGAGGCTGCCATGCGAGCCGAAAGGGTTAGAGAGGAGGAAAGTTTTAAGAAGAgtcaggtaaagagaaagagaggggaaagggaataagggaaaaatGTCTGTATAGATAAGATGACTtcaataattcacacacacacagacatattcataattatacgtatatacgtacatatacatgcacacacacacgcacacacacacacacacacacacacacacacacacacacacacacacacacacacacatatatatatatatatatatatatatatatatatatatatatatatatatatatatatatatatatatatatgtattatgtatatgtatgtatatatgtatatcatatatatcatttatatatcacacacacacacacacacacacacacacacacacacacacacacacacatatatatatatatatatatatatatatatatatatatatatatgtatatatatatatatatatatgtattatgcatatatatgtatatatgtatatcatatatatcatttatatatcacacacacacacacacacacacacacacacacacacacacacacacacacacacacacacacatatatatatatatatatatatatatatatatatatatatatatatatatatatatatatgtgtgtgtgtgtgtgtgtgtgtgtgtgtgtgtgtgtgtgtgtgtgtgtgtgtgtgtgtgtgtgcgtgtgtgtgtgtgtataaacatacatacatgaatgtgaaCCATATTTAGGATCATAGCTTAGGAAGAGCATCCACTCGGGGTAgcgctctcatcatcatcatcaaccagtGTCTTCTTCGATCCGAAGGTTGACGACAAGACTGCGCCACAAACTTCTATTCTCCGCTTTTCTCTTGGCATTCCTGAGATTTTCCGTCTTAGTCCATGTTGTTATGTCCTTTCCCCAAGTTCTTCTAGGTCTTCCTCTGCCCCTAGTTCCTTCGATGGTGCCTTCAATAACTAGACTAGCCAGCCCTCCACTTGATCCTCTCATTATGTGTCCTGCAAACCTGGCCTTCCTTTGACACAACCTTGTTGCCAACTTCATCTGGCATCCCATCCGTTGTTCAACCATTTCATTTGTTACATGATCTTTCCAGCTAATTCTCAAAATTCTCCTATAACACTAGTTTTCAAAACCTCTCATTTTTCTGATGACTTCTTTTCCATATGTCCAACTCTCAGAGCCATAGCTGACTATCGAAAAGATGTGTTTCTAGAATCCTCTTTTTCAATTTAATGTTGAGGTCTTTGCGTATAAGTTCTTTCAGCTCCCAGAATTTACTTTTGGCTCTACcaattcttctttttacttcctctAAGCATCTTCCATCTGCTGTTATCCACTGGCCTAAGTATTTGTATTCTACTTCCTCGAGTTTAGTTCCTTCTGCCTTGATATTAACCGCTGCATGATTTTCTTATAAGcatcacttttgttttctttgcattCCGAGACATACCATAATTAGCACATCACAATTTATTAATCATACCTTGTAATTCATATTCACTTGCTGCTAATAGGACAGTGTCATCTGCATATCGGATGTTAGTTATGTTGATTCCATTAATTTTAATGCCTTTGGTTGTTTCTAATGCCTCTTGTATTAGGAATTCACTATAAAGGTTAAAGAGTATAGGGGACAGTATGCATCCCTGTCTTACGCCTCTTTTGATTTTAATTATTTCTCTGCCACCACTTCTTAGTCTTACCACTGCTTTTTGGTTTCAATATAGGTTAGCAATTATACTTCTCTCTTGATCCGGaatgttacacatatatatgtagcgcTCTCACATTATCAAAATCAAAGTCCTTCGAAAGAAGGCACCGTCCTAGTACGCGCGAAGGAGCAGAACCTTATTCgtcgatctatatatgtatatatatatatatatatatatatatatatatatatatatatgtgtgtgtgtgtgtgtgtgtgtgtgtgtgtgtgtgtgtgtgtgtgtgtgtgtatacatatttatatatatatatgtatatatataaatatatatatatatatatatatatatatgtatgtatatatatatatacgtatatatgcacacacacacacacacacacacacacacacacacacacatatatatatatatatatgtgtgtgtgtgtgtgtgtgtgtgtgtgtgtgtgaccagttACATGGAAGGATGAGTCTTCTAGCtgactgcacacacacgcacacacacacacgcacacacacacacacacacacacatatatatgtatatatatatatgtgtgtgtgtgtgtgtgtgtgtgtgaccagttACATGGAAGGATGAGTCTTCTAGCtgactgcacacacacgcacacacacacacgcacacacacacatacagagttagatagagagagagggggggaggagggggaggggggagggagtgaggaaaggagggatagagagagggagagagagactgctaCATGCCTTTTACATCACTGTGCCGAAAGTTCTGTTAGCGAAAAAAATCTgcattggaaaaaaatatatacatatatattcttcgtGTTCTGTTGTAGTCACATTTATCAATCAGAAAAAACTGTTATTTAAGGTATCTCGAGATAGCTATTTCAACAAGTGTTCTGATTAGCTTTGCTATTCTTTAAGAAGCTTAACGCTCCTTTTCATCCCCAGAATCAGCTACGAAGAAGGAGCAGCCgctagagggggggaagggggggctagGGAAGAGGGCCGCCAAGTGCGCATCGCTTTCGATTTTGAGCTCATATGGGGCGGCAGTTAAACGCGacagttctttctctctttaatctctttccacacacacgcacacacacacacacgcacatgcacacacacacacgcacacgcacacgcacacacacacacacacacacacacacacacacacacacacacacacacacacacacacacacacacacacacacacacacacacacacacacacacacacacacacacacacacacacacacgcccacgcacacgcacacacacacgcacacacacacgcacacacacacgcacacgcacacgcacgcacacacacatacacacgcacacgcacgcacacccgcacacacacacacacacacacacacacacacacacacacacacacacacacacacacacgcgcgcgcacgcacgcacacgcatacacacacgcacgcacgcacacgcatacacacctacacgcatacacacgcacacgcatacacacacacacgcacacacacacacacacacacacacacacacacacacacacacacacacacacacacacgcacatgcacacgcacacacacagacacacacaaacacacatatacatacacatacacacacacacacatacacatacacatacacactacacatacacacacacacacacacacacacacacacacacacacacacacacacacacacatacacatacacatacacactacacatacacacacacacacacacacacacacacatatatatatatatatatatatatatatatatatatatagatagatagatagatagatagatagatagatagatagatagagatatatagatatatacatatatacatatgtatatatatatatatatatatatatatatatatatatatatatatatacaaagatatatgtatatctacacacacacatatatatatatatatatatatatatatatatatatatatatatatatatatatgtatatatatatatgtatatatatatatatatatatatatatatatatatgtatatatatatatatctatatttatacatccatatgcatatgtgtgtgtgtgtatttatatatatatataatatatatacatatgtatatatatacatatgtatatacatatacatatatatatatatatgtatatatatataaatatatatatatatatatataaatatatgaatagatagatagatagatagatagatagatagatagatagatagatagatagatacatagatagatagatagatagataaataaataaataaatacacacacacacacacacacacacacacacacacacacacacacatatatatatatatatatatatatatatatatatatatatatatatataaacctatatatgtgtatatatatacatatatatatatacctatatatgtgtatatatatacatatatatatacatatatatatatatatatatatatatatatatatatatatatatatatatgtatatatgtatatatatatgtatatatatatatatatatatttatgcatatacatataaatatatctatgtgtgtgtgtgtgattgtgtgtgtgtgtgtgtgtgtgtgtgtatgtatatatgtatatatatatatgtatatatatatatatatatatatatatatatatatatatatatatacacacatatgcatatgtgtgtgtgtgtgtgtttgtgtgtgtgtgtgtgtgtgtatgtgtgtgtgtgtgtgtgtttgtgtgtgtgtgtgtgtgtgtgtgtgtgtgtgtgtgtgtgtgtgtgtgtgtgtgtgtgtgtgttaatgcacgtaaatacatacacacaatatgtcTGCTAATAAacttacaaatattttttttcataaagcaaaggataaaaataaaacaatacggTATTACATTCaatattgtttgttgttaatACAGGCAGAGCAttctaaataaaattaatatggaACGCAGTTTTGTTCATTAAACGCTATTGGGAAAAATGTATCATATGCGATGGCTACAATTATGAGAAACTGAATAACAAAATTAATCTGGTACCAGCGACAAGTGTCCTTCAACCTGCAGAATGGTGGGTCGCCAAACTCAGACCTGCCCAGGACTCAGACGCAAAAATAGTTCGGAGCATAACGGTTGAActcattgctaataataatatcctGTGTATCAGCTGAGTGCTTGATCGTATTGTCATAGTCCTTTACAATGCTAGGAAGTGATAATGGTACAGAAGCGGTGAACCTATCTTTTATGAAACTATTTAACGTCACAGACCCCCTCGCAAGGGTTTGCACGCTCCTTTCTTTCGAAGGCCATTGGCAGTCTGAGTCCGCCGCCCCGAGTGGACGCCCTTCCTAACCTCGAGTGCAACCAGAACACGAACACTTTCTTGCATAACGTATCACAAAATATCTTTTTCAAGATCAGTCAagattaatcaattaattttcaaaattaaCAAGATTAATCACTTGCACTAGCTACTTATCTTTGAGACTGGATCACTAGCTGCTTCTTGATAAGTGCCAGTCCAACTATGATGAAAGTGGCACAGGGTTAATAAGAGAGCATATTGAAACTGTTATTCGAAATTACAGTAATTGCACAAAACTTGTTATGAAAAGGAATCATGTATATAGCTTTAAAACATAGTGGCTCGTTGTATTCACTCCAttagtaatacaaataacaattctCTTTTTTAAGAGCAGGTAATCCGAGTGCAGGTTGAATAGCAAATTATCTGCCGCCATACTTAACACGGATCATTTATTCATTACGCAATTGACTGTTGGAACAGGCGAGCATTTATCTTGCGAGTGCCTTTCGCTGTTAAAAACACAGGCGTTTTTGTCATTGgttggtgtgtaagtgtgtgtctgtatgtacaggtatatgtatatatataaatttatacacacactcacaaacacacatgtgtatgtatgtatatatatatatatatatatatatatatatatatatatatatatatatatgtatgtatgtatgtatgtatgtacatatacattcaaaataatatataatgcatgcatatatatacatatatgtacaaatatacacatatatgtaagtgtgtgtgtgtgtgtgtgtgcgtgtgtgcgtgtgtgtgtgtaaaatatgtatatatatatatatatatatatatatatatatatatatatatatatatatatatatatatatatatatacatatatatacacatatatatgtatatgtatacatatatatatatatatatatatatatatatatatatacatatatatgcacatatatatatatatatatatatatatatatatatatatatatacatacatatatatatatacatatatatatatatacatatatatatatatatatatatatatatatatatatatatatatatatgtgtgtgtgtgtgtgtgtgtgtgtgtgtgtgtgtgtgtgtgtgtgtgtgtgtgtgtgcgtatgtgtgtgtgtgtttgagagtgtgtgtgtgtgagtgtgcagtcAGCTAGAAGACCCTTCCCTGTaactggtcacacacacacacacacacacacacacacacacacacacacacacacacacacacacacacacacacacacacacacacacacacacagtgttaagtatatatttgtgtgcgtgtgtatgtatgtatgtatgtaaaaacgcGTGTGTCCCGCACACGGCGAGTGCCAAGTCAAAGCCCAACCGGAGGAAACAATATGCCACCGTCTTGGCGGCGGAAGGAGAACTCGGATTTGAATGTCTCATAAAACATTGGTCGACCGATCACGTGATTGTGTGCGGGAGAATTTATGAGGATATTGTTACCGGCgacacgggaaggggagggggggggggtacgcccAGCACCCGCCGTAGACAAGTATGGGAGTTGGGTGGAAGCTGCGGGGAGATGCAGCAGCCAGCGAATGAACAGGAGAGTGGAGGATTGCCACGagccaagaacacacacacacacacgtttatatatgtgtgtatgtgtgtgtgtgtgcgcgtgtgtgtatgtgtatgtgtatgtgatatactTGACATTAAAGCAATTGAATCAGGAGTTGAAGATAAGCTCTTACCTAAATATATTCCTCTCAGTCTTGAGGTCATTGAATCAGATGGAATAATGTTGCCAAGGTTGAGTTTACACCAAGCAAATCGAATCTACTCCATTCATGAAGAATCATTTGAGTCGAATAATTTTGAATCAGCATAGTTCCAAACGACTTAGTCACGATCgtgatgccatatatatatacgtacacacatacatatgtatatatatatatatatatatatatatatatatataaatatatatatatatacatacatatatatatatatatatatatatatatgtatatatatatatatatatatatatatatatatatatatatatatatatatatacatatatacatatgtatatatatatatatatatatatatatatatatatatatatatatatatatatatatatacatatatatatgtatatatatatatatatatatatatatatatatatatatatatatatatatatatatatatatatatatatatgtgtgtgtgtgtgtgtgtgtgtgtgtctgtgtgtgtgtgtgtgtgtgtgtacatatatacttgcacatacatatatatatatacatatatatatacatatatgtatatacatatatatatatatatatatatatatatatatatatatatatatatatatatatactgtatatacataaacacatacataagtaagtatatatatatatatatatatatatatatatatatatatatatatatatatatgtatatgtatatgtatatatatatatatacatatatacacacttatgtatgtatttatgcatatacagtatatatatatatatatatatatatatatatatatatatatatatatatatatatatatatatatatatatatatatatatgtatatatatacatatatatatatatatatatatatatgtatatatatatatatatatatatatatatatatatatatat contains the following coding sequences:
- the LOC138865446 gene encoding uncharacterized protein, with the translated sequence MTKTPVFLTAKGTRKINARLFQQSIAEFLIQEALETTKGIKINGINITNIRYADDTVLLAASEYELQAVNIKAEGTKLEEVEYKYLGQWITADGRCLEEVKRRIGRAKSKFWELKELIRKDLNIKLKKRILETHLFDSQLWL